ATGGGCTGTATTGGCACCAGCTTTGCCACGGGCTTGCCATTCTTACCGAGCACGATCTCTTCACCAGCGGCTACGCGGTCCAACAAACGCGACAAATGTGTCTTGGCGTCATGAACGTTTAACAGCTTCATCCAAGCCTCCCGGGAAGAACTCGACTAAGTTTAGTCCATCTCTTGGATCCGATTCAATCCAGTGGGCGATCCCCATGATTTAGAATCTCATGCGAGATTCTGTGGCTGAATCGCGCCCATTTCATTGCTTGACTCCAGGAACAAATCAACCATAAGTTATGTTCTGACCATCGGGAGGAAGCATGAGAACCCTTTACATCGCCGGATTGATCCTAGTGTCGTCCTCGATCCTGTTATCCGGACAGGCGCAACAGACCGCGCGGCCTCAGCGCCCACCCCTGCCGGCTCCGCTTCCTCAGAATGAATTCATCACCAACCGGCCCACGAATACGCCGACGTCCTCGGCGGGCCAGGAATATCGCGTCGGTCCGGATGACCTGATCGACATTACGGTATTCGAGGCGCCGGACCTCGGAGGCGCCAGCCGCGTGTCGGCGACCGGTTCGATGACGTTGCCGCTGGTTGGTCCTATCAACGTCGCGGGGCGCACGATTCGCGAAGTCGAGCAGTCGGTGGAGACAGCGCTGAAGAGCAAGTATGTCAACGATCCTCATGTGACTGTTTTCGTGAGGGAGTATGCGTCGCAGCCGGTCTCGATCATCGGTTCTGTGAGGGTGCCGGGTATCTACCAAATCAAGGGCGAGAAGGATCTTTACGGGATGCTGGCTCAGGCAGGAGGCCTCGATGCTGAAGCAGGCAGCACCATACAGATCATTCGAGCGAAATCGGCTTCCGCGGATTCCGAAGAGGCGTCGAAACCTGCAGAGACCGTCTCGATTAACATCCAGGACCTGACGGAAAACGGCAAAACCGAACTCAATGTTCCGATCCGCGCGGGAGATACCATCAATGTTCTCCGCGCCGGATCGATATTCGTTGAAGGCGAAGTCATGCGCCCCAACGAATTCGTTCTTCGCAACGGCAAGAATGTCACCGTGGCCCAGGCGATCGCGTTAGCGAACGGGATGACAAAGGATGCCAGAAAAAAGGACTGCGTTGTGTTCCGAATTCACAAAGACGGCAGCAAAGAGGAGATTAAAGCCGATGCCGGCAAGATTCTCAGAGGAGAGGCGATGGACGTCACGATGCTTCCCAACGATATCCTCTTTATCCCCGCGAGCAAGCTGAAGCCGGCAGCACTGCGCGCGCTGGACTCCACCATCGCCGTCGCGATGGGCCGGATCATCTACTCCGGACTCTAATCCGCGCCCTGCGGCGGCAAGCGCGTCGAAGCCGCATCACTCACAGCGACGGAAGCGAAGAACGAGTTCGGCCGTGTTCTCGAAACCGTTATGCAAGACGGTATTGTGGTCATCACAAAACACGATGCTCCGAAGGCTGTTCTCATATCCATCGAAGAATTCGAAGCGCTGTCTCAGGCCACTGAGCACAAGCTGGACACGCTCACGGCAGAATTCGACGCTCTGTTCGAACGGATGCAGACAGCTAAAGCTCGCGCCGGAATGCAGGCCGCTTTCGAAGCGTCACCCGGGAAGCTCGCCAGGGCCGCTGTAACAGCCGCGGCCAAGCCTGCAAAACGCCCGAGGCATGCCTGACAAGCGGCCGTGTATCCTGGCCGCCGCCAATTTTGCCTAAGGGCGTGTTCGATTCATGCGAAGCCAATCGCGGAATGCCTCGAGGCGCGGCAGGGATTCGCGGTCTTTCGTGCGATTCGCCGCCTGTTTGCTTCTGATAATGTCGTCGATGCTGCAAACCGGAAAGCCGTCCGGTTCCGCGCGCCGCTCCCATGCGTCTGAGAACCGCTCGATGCCGTCCGGCGCATAGATGATGTCCAGATCGAAAGGGCCGTTCTTCAGCTGGATAAAATCCTTGCCTCGTTCCAGGTCATTTTGTTGCTCTCGAGTCAAAGAGAAACCGAGATCCAGCAACCCGGAAGCCAGCGCGCGTCCGTTGTCCTGCGACTTATCGACAAAGAGATCGGCGTCTTGGGTCGTATCCGGAAAGCCGAGCAGGATCGCTCCGGATTTTCCTATGAAAAGGTAGCGCACTCCGTGACGCGAAAGCGCGGCCCGCAGCTCAGAAGCCTGGCGGTACTCAAATGCGGCCATACCCGAGCCACGACGGCAGATTTGTTTCGCACCACTGGCGGTACTCCTCCATCGTCGTGAAAGCGCGATAAGGCGCATCATCCAGTACCGGCTTATACGTGTGAATGAAAGCGTATCGAAGACGGGTCTCGATCGGCCGGCGTGAAGCCGCTTCGAATTCCTCTACCCATTCGGCCGGAATCTGCTTTTCCTCCGTTTGCCCCATGCTGGAATTATATGACTAAAAGTCGTCTTCGTCGGTTTCGGGCAGGATAGGCTGCTCGACGATTTCCCGCCATGTGTCCAGGGCGCCCGGTGCGGCGCGGTTTTGATTCAAAAGTCAATGACCGCATTCTGGATCGCGGCCAGCGGCAGCGGTTCCTTCATCACGATCTCCCTCAAATTGATGGTGTCCGCGACGAACATGACGCTATTTTACTTTAAGCGCCTTGTTTCCTGCCTTTGATCCAGCGGCGGAACGCTTTGATGGCGGGCGTCTGACCTTCGACGGCGCTCTGCTCGACGAAGCGCGCCAGGACGGCGTTCGTCAGGATGGGAAAGAACCGGCTGGCGGGAATCCGGGCGTAGGTTTCGCCCTGGAGGGCATGGATCTCGGCTGTCTTTTGCCGCACCAGATATCGCCAGATTTCAGGCACACCGAATGCCGCGTAAATCGGAAGCTTGCGCAGCGATTGGTGCGACTTGTCCACTTCGATCACCAGGTCCGGCGGGGGATCCGTTTCCAGATTGATCTCTTCTTTTCCAGCGATCCTCTCGAGGTTGCCGATGTAAAAGCACGTATCGGGCTCGGTTCCCTTCAGATACCGTTTCCTCTTGTGCGTACTGCCGGCATCGCCTTCAATGTCGATATTCAACTCCTCGGCCAGGACGGCAACCATCCGGGCAATGAAAAATTCGCGCTTGCCATGAGCACGTGAGGTTGTCACAAAATCCAACCTGCCCTGGTCGTATGTGATTCGCAGGCCGGATCTGTCGACGAACTGTTCCAGGACCGATTCGTATTCGTCCCATGACACGTTATCCAGCGTAAGAACGGCGCCCGGCGGGAGGTTGTCCACCGCGTCGCGAATGTTGGAAGTGGTTGCCTGCATGTGCCCATTTTACCTTATTACTGCTGCGCGCTGCCGCGCTTGCGCTTCGCCATTTACTGCTGCGCGCTGGCGCGCTTGCGCTTCGCTATAACTGCGACAAGCTGTCCAGGTCGCACCGTGCCGCCGGGGCGGAGGGGCGCGAGCCAGGCGAGGCGGCCTTCGGAGGGTGCGATGATCGTGAGGCGAGTAAGATCGAGCTGGAGTTGCTCGAGTTCGCGGTAGAGCGCGGACGCGTCAGTGCGGCGCAGTTCGGCAAGGTCGATGCGGGTGAGGAGCGAGGCGCGGCGGCTTAGCAGCGCCCGGGTATCGAGCTGCACCAGGATGTCGCCGGTGCGGACGCGTGCGCCTTCGCGAACGGCGATTCCGGAGATGCAGCCGGTTGTCGTGCTCACCACGCGAACTCCTTCGGGTGGGCAGCATCCACAACACAGCCATAAGACCGCCATTATTGCGATTTGGAGCCGCCGCATAGCTCGAGGATGCGGTCCACCTGGACCGGCCGGTGAGAGATCACGATCGTGGTGGCGCGGCCGCGGCGCGAATCGATCACGGCCTGGACGGCGAGTTCGGATGGCGCGTCGAGGTGGCCGGCGGGTTCGTCCAGAATCAGGATCGGCGGGTTCGCCACGATCGCGCGGGCGAGCGCGATCTGCCGGCGCTGGCCGCCGGAAAGGGCCAGGCCGCGCTCACCCACCTGCGTGTCATATCGGTCCGGCAGGCGTTCCGCGAATTCGCTGACCCGTGCGGTTTCGGCGGCGGCCCGGATTTCCAGGTTGGAGGCGAGCGGCGAGGCCAGCCGGATGTTTTCGGCGATGCTGCAGTTCAATAGAACGATGTCCTGGGGGACATAAGCGATCTCGCGGCGCAGGCAGGTCAGGGTGTAGTCGCGCGCGTCGGCGCCGTCGATCAGGATGCGGCCGGATTTCGGCTCGAGCAGCCGCGCGATCAGGCGCACCAGCGTCGTCTTGCCGCAGCCGCTCTCCCCGGTAATGCCGGCGCACTCGCCCGCCTCGATCTTCAGATTCACGCCTTCGAACAGCGGACGCCGCGCGCCATAACTGAACCCGACGTTCTGGAATTCGACGGCTCCTTTCAAAGGGCGATCGATGGCGGGCGCGCGCTCTTTGCGCGACTCCGGCTCCAGCTCCAGCACATCGCCGAGCCGGCCGGCCGCGGTCACGGCCTCCTGGATCGGCTGGTTGGCACTGGCGAGGCGTTCGACCGGCCCGAGGATCGCAGACAGCAGCGTGTACAGGCCCATCAGGCGGCCGGTGCTCAGCGTTCCCGCGATCACCTGGTGTCCGCCGATCCAGAGCAAACCGAGTGGGGAGATGCCTGCTATCAGCGACGTGATCGTCGTCGAGTAAGAGGCTATTCTCTGCGCGGCGTGGACCTCGCGCTGCATTTCGATAAATCGCGCTTCGGTCTGGCGGGTGATCCGCGATTCCGCGCGGAACGCCTTGATGTCGTGAATCGCGCCGATGCTCTCGACGATCTGCGCTTCGAGCTCCGCGCTTTTTTCCATCGCGGCTTGTTGATGACGCCTCATCGGGCGGTTGAGGAGCCAGATCGAGCAGGCCAGCAGCGGGATCGGTTGCAGCGATTGCAGCGTGAGGCGCCAGTTCATCAGGAACATGGCGGCGGCAGTCGTGATGATGAGCACCGAGTCGGCGATGATGGAGAGGCCCGTCACGGTGGCGGCCGTGCGGATTTTGATCGCGTCGGACAGGCGGGACAGGATCTCGCCGGTCCGGCACGAACAGAAGAAAGAAAGCGGCAGTCCCAGCAGATGACGATGATAACCAAGCATCGTCTCCGCATCGATCCTCAAGCTGAGGTGGGCTAGGAGGCGGGTCCTCACTGCCAGAAAGCCGGCGCGCGACAGTGTCACGGCCAGCATTCCGAGCGCGAGTTTGTTTAAGGCGGGTGTTTGCCCTTGGACCAGTACAGAATCCACAAGCACCTGGATGAAATAAGATGAGGCGAGGCCGAGGATCGTCATTGAGACTGCCGCCAGACAGGCATCCAGGAATAGGGGATAGTGAGGCAGGAGATACGAACACAATTGCAAAAAAGGCGATTTCGAGCCGGCCGCGCTTCGCAGGCTTACGGTCGGCCGGAGCAGAATCATGGCGCCGGTCCAGGCTTTGAGAAATTGCTCGCGCGGGAGCTTGCGCAGGCCGGCCGCGGGATCCCCGATGATCAAATGCCGGCGCGTCACCTTGTACAACACGACGAAATGATTGTGGAAATGCGCAATCGCCGGGAGCTGGAGGGAAGCAAGAGATTCCTGCGTTGCGCGGACAGGGTTCGGGCTGAAGCCGAGCTGCTCGGCCGCGGCGGCGAGACCGGCGAAGGTCGTGCCGCGCCGGTCCGTGCCGGCAAGCTCGCGGAGACGCGGAAGCCCGATGCGCCGGCGATGATGAGCGAGGATCATCGCCAGGGCTGCGGGACCGCAGTCGGTTGCGTCGTGCTGGTGAATGATGGGATATCGGAATCGCATGACGGCCGGGCTATATGCACGTGGGTGGCCGGTGGGAAATAAAGGAGTTGGGGGTGGGATTGTTTGGGAAAGCAGCGACTTCGCGAGTTTTTAGTCGCGGGAATGGCGGATTTTGGAAAAGGAGCGCGCGCGGGGAGGGTGTGAGAACTGAGCTTAGTGCTGCGCGAGTATTTCAATAAGGTGGCGCGCTGACGCGCGGCCATTTATAGGTGGGAGCCGCCCCTGGGGTGGCCGCGAGCTCCAGAAATGTTGCGAAGCCTCCTTATTATGTTTGAAGTTACTAACCGCCCCGTCTCCGCCGCTAAGGAACGGGGCCATTTGTTAATGGCGCAGCCACCCCGCCTTGCAAGGCGGGGAATGTCCTTCTCACCGACTTTATGTGCAAAGCCGCCAGAAGGGGAGCTGCCTCACGGAAAGGAAGCGTCAGGAGGGAGTTGCGTGATTTAGACCGGACTCTGCCGGACTCCAGTTTAGTAAAAGGTACGCGCGCTGGCGCGCTCCTTATCGAAATGCCCGCGCAGAGTCAGACTCCGGTCTCACACCTGCCTCGCGCGCGCTCCTTTTTATCTCACCCGCGCGCGCCTCTTAAACAACAACACGCTCGCCCCCACCATCACGGGCAGCAGCGCCAGCGCGGCCGTCGCGGCGGGGTATTCATACGGGCGGAAACGGTTGAACGAGTCCGGCTGCTGGAACGCCAGCAGGATCGGCACCAGCGGCGCGGCTGCGGCCAGCGGATTCGCCCACATCACGCTGAACGTCATACTCAGCGTCGAGACAAACAGCATCTCCGCATTCAGCAGGTACAACACATTCTGGTCCAGCAGGAGCGCGCCCGGCACATTCACCGTTACCAGGCCCATCGAATAGACGGCAACAAATTTCGCGATAATCAGATATACCGGCGGGATCGGGAGCCCGAGCATCATCTCCATGGTTCGTCGCCCGACCTCTTTGGTGTACACGTTATAGACGTAGTAATACGAGGACGTGAAAACGATCACGCTCATGCCGCCGATGCGCCACTGCTCCTGCGTGACGAACGCGAGCGCGAACATCACGGCAAAAATCAGCAGGAACGCTTTGCCCTGCTGCGTCCAGTCTTTTTTCAGCATTGTGAGGAGACAGCGTTTCAGCATGTGACCTCCTGCACCAGGCCGTGACTCAGCATCAGCGTGCCGTCGCCGATCCCGTCCAGGTCGTCCGAAGAATCCGACGAAACCACGATGGTGGTCACCTGCGACCGCGAGAGCTTGCGTATAAACGCGATGAAGTTTTTGCGCGCCTTCGGGTCCAGGCCGGCGGCCGGCTCATCCAGAATCAACACCGGCGGCCGGTGGCCGAGAGCGGCGGCGACCCCGAGCATCCGGCGTCCGGCGTCCCCGATCTCCCCGATCTCGTGCCAGTTGGAGACGCCCAGCTCCTTCAGCACTTCCAGGGCGTAGTGCTGCTCCCAGTTCTGATAGAATCCGCCGACGAATTCGAGCAGCGCTTCCGTGGTGAGCTCCGGGTAATACCAGTCGAGTTGGCTCGCATAGCCGGCGCTCTCCCGGAACAATATCGGGTCCTCCGTCGGCTTGGTGTTGAAGATACGGACCCAGCCGCTGTCTGGACTGTCGAGGCCCCATAGCAGGCGCAGCAGCGTGGTTTTTCCCGCGCGTTCATGACCCAGCACGGTAAGAATCGAGCCCGGTTCCACCTTCAAATCGAACGGAGAAAGATGGAAATGGCCGTGGCGTTTTTCCAGACCTTGAATCTCGATAATGTACATAGGGCCCCTATGGTTCTATTGGAAATTGCATCATTCTAAGTTGCTTCATTTCAAATTTGAAATGAAGAAATGTCGAAATGATGCAATTTCCAATCAACTTAAAACGGCAGGTACATCAACAGGCAGGAGAAGGTTCCCTCGCCCCAGTCGTACCAGTCACCGCCTTCGATTTCATACAGTTCTTCATCCTTGAGTTGCTCCA
This Terriglobia bacterium DNA region includes the following protein-coding sequences:
- a CDS encoding biotin/lipoyl-binding protein, with translation MRRLQIAIMAVLWLCCGCCPPEGVRVVSTTTGCISGIAVREGARVRTGDILVQLDTRALLSRRASLLTRIDLAELRRTDASALYRELEQLQLDLTRLTIIAPSEGRLAWLAPLRPGGTVRPGQLVAVIAKRKRASAQQ
- a CDS encoding polysaccharide biosynthesis/export family protein, translating into MRTLYIAGLILVSSSILLSGQAQQTARPQRPPLPAPLPQNEFITNRPTNTPTSSAGQEYRVGPDDLIDITVFEAPDLGGASRVSATGSMTLPLVGPINVAGRTIREVEQSVETALKSKYVNDPHVTVFVREYASQPVSIIGSVRVPGIYQIKGEKDLYGMLAQAGGLDAEAGSTIQIIRAKSASADSEEASKPAETVSINIQDLTENGKTELNVPIRAGDTINVLRAGSIFVEGEVMRPNEFVLRNGKNVTVAQAIALANGMTKDARKKDCVVFRIHKDGSKEEIKADAGKILRGEAMDVTMLPNDILFIPASKLKPAALRALDSTIAVAMGRIIYSGL
- a CDS encoding type II toxin-antitoxin system prevent-host-death family antitoxin, with product MKLLNVHDAKTHLSRLLDRVAAGEEIVLGKNGKPVAKLVPIQP
- a CDS encoding peptidase domain-containing ABC transporter produces the protein MRFRYPIIHQHDATDCGPAALAMILAHHRRRIGLPRLRELAGTDRRGTTFAGLAAAAEQLGFSPNPVRATQESLASLQLPAIAHFHNHFVVLYKVTRRHLIIGDPAAGLRKLPREQFLKAWTGAMILLRPTVSLRSAAGSKSPFLQLCSYLLPHYPLFLDACLAAVSMTILGLASSYFIQVLVDSVLVQGQTPALNKLALGMLAVTLSRAGFLAVRTRLLAHLSLRIDAETMLGYHRHLLGLPLSFFCSCRTGEILSRLSDAIKIRTAATVTGLSIIADSVLIITTAAAMFLMNWRLTLQSLQPIPLLACSIWLLNRPMRRHQQAAMEKSAELEAQIVESIGAIHDIKAFRAESRITRQTEARFIEMQREVHAAQRIASYSTTITSLIAGISPLGLLWIGGHQVIAGTLSTGRLMGLYTLLSAILGPVERLASANQPIQEAVTAAGRLGDVLELEPESRKERAPAIDRPLKGAVEFQNVGFSYGARRPLFEGVNLKIEAGECAGITGESGCGKTTLVRLIARLLEPKSGRILIDGADARDYTLTCLRREIAYVPQDIVLLNCSIAENIRLASPLASNLEIRAAAETARVSEFAERLPDRYDTQVGERGLALSGGQRRQIALARAIVANPPILILDEPAGHLDAPSELAVQAVIDSRRGRATTIVISHRPVQVDRILELCGGSKSQ
- a CDS encoding Uma2 family endonuclease, with amino-acid sequence MQATTSNIRDAVDNLPPGAVLTLDNVSWDEYESVLEQFVDRSGLRITYDQGRLDFVTTSRAHGKREFFIARMVAVLAEELNIDIEGDAGSTHKRKRYLKGTEPDTCFYIGNLERIAGKEEINLETDPPPDLVIEVDKSHQSLRKLPIYAAFGVPEIWRYLVRQKTAEIHALQGETYARIPASRFFPILTNAVLARFVEQSAVEGQTPAIKAFRRWIKGRKQGA
- a CDS encoding ABC transporter ATP-binding protein, producing MYIIEIQGLEKRHGHFHLSPFDLKVEPGSILTVLGHERAGKTTLLRLLWGLDSPDSGWVRIFNTKPTEDPILFRESAGYASQLDWYYPELTTEALLEFVGGFYQNWEQHYALEVLKELGVSNWHEIGEIGDAGRRMLGVAAALGHRPPVLILDEPAAGLDPKARKNFIAFIRKLSRSQVTTIVVSSDSSDDLDGIGDGTLMLSHGLVQEVTC